From a region of the Bacillota bacterium genome:
- a CDS encoding MCP four helix bundle domain-containing protein: MPSKEVGGTVRLTLSLRFKMLLTTVVPAIFLLAVGAAGYYNVMRLQRALGTVYDYSIVGAQQVMRAQAAFQQVALLTSAHAAVVDSGVMDRLAAEMDAAEQEFLATLDAMASHAGADAEDRERIRHVQEVYRAYQVLKEDVIQKS, encoded by the coding sequence ATGCCATCGAAGGAGGTCGGGGGGACCGTGCGTCTTACTCTCAGTCTACGCTTCAAGATGTTGCTGACCACCGTCGTGCCTGCGATCTTCCTTCTGGCGGTGGGAGCCGCAGGCTACTACAACGTGATGCGCCTGCAGCGAGCTTTGGGTACCGTCTATGACTACAGCATCGTGGGAGCGCAGCAGGTGATGCGGGCCCAGGCGGCTTTCCAGCAGGTCGCTTTGCTGACATCGGCCCACGCCGCGGTGGTGGACTCGGGGGTGATGGATCGGCTCGCGGCGGAGATGGATGCCGCCGAACAGGAGTTCCTCGCCACCCTCGATGCCATGGCGAGCCACGCGGGAGCCGACGCAGAAGACCGGGAGCGCATCCGCCACGTCCAGGAGGTATACAGGGCGTATCAGGTCCTGAAGGAGGACGTCATCCAGAAGAGCC